In Lachnospiraceae bacterium, the DNA window TTAGAGGTAACGAATCTTTCGAAATCTTTTGATTCTTTTCAGCTTCACAATATCAGCTTTACTTTGCCAAAGGGATATATTATGGGCTTGATTGGCCCGAATGGTTCTGGCAAAACAACGACAATCAAACTGATTTTGAATATGCTCAAGCGCACCGGTGGCACAGTCAAAGTGATGGGGCTGGATAATATCGCAGAAGAACAAAAAGTAAAATCAGAGCTGGGCGTTGTTTTCGATACAAATTATTTCAGTGATGATTGGAAAGTGTCGCAGGTTGAAAAATCCATTTCGGTATTTTATCCAAATTGGGACAGCCAGAAATTTGCGGATATGTTACGGAAATTTCACATTGCACCAACCAAAAAGGTAAAAGAACTTTCCAAAGGTATGCAGATGAAGTTAATGCTTGCCTGTGCGTTTTCATACGACGCCAAACTGCTGATCCTCGACGAGCCGACCAGTGGACTTGATCCGGTTTCCAGAGATGAACTTTTGAAAATTCTTTCAGAGTATATTGAAGATGGCGAGCATAGTGTTTTGTTCTCCACCCATATCACAGGCGATTTGGAGCGTGCAGCCGATTATATTACCTACATCAGTTATGGCGAGCTGTACTTTACTGGCAGCAAAGATGATTTTGTAGATATGTTCCGCATTGTAAAAGGTGGAATTGAGGAACTGTCCGATGATCTGAAAAATAAGGCGGCTGGTATTCGTACATTCCCTACGGGATTTGAGGCTCTGATGAAAACCGAAGATATTAGCGGTTTCCCTAACCTGACCGTTGATCCTGCCACCATTGATGAAATTGTAGTGTTTACAAGCAAGAAAGGTGACGATTATGAGTAATATTTTGAAATCCACAAAATTAGATATTGCATTGGTAAAACCATATTTTAAGACGATTTGCTTTACCCTGCTCCTGCCGATTGTGTTTGCCGCAATCAATCGTTCTTTGCTGACAGGGGTATCATTTGCTATGTGCTTTATTGCCATGACGACGGGATATACCTTTTCCATCACAGAAAAAAACAGCATGGATCGTCTGTTTGGTATTTTACCTGTTCGTAAAAGCGAGCTTGTGATCGGACGCTATGTTTTTGTCCTTGCAATGGGGCTTCTTTCCTTGATTATTTCTTTGATTGCACAGCCGCTTGTCTTGAAAGTGCTGGGTGAAACAGTTGGCGTATTTGATATTGTAACTGCCGCTATTGCAGGAGTATTCTTATTTGCACTCTATACCGTGTTCCAGATTCCGGGATATTACAAGTACGGCTCAATCAAAGGACGGGTATTTATGTATATTCCAGTGGCCGGTTTTTTGGTGACTTTACTTCTTCTCTCTAAAATGCCAGCTATCGGGAACTCAATTATTTCAGTCGTTGAATCTTCTCCGATACTTCTCGTTTTCCTTGCGGTTTTTGCTATTGTTGTGATGTATGCGGTTTCAATCTTCTTGTCCATTCGGATTATGAAGAACAAAGAAATGTGAGGTGATTGTATGGATTTTACAATTTTGGTAGTTGTGCTTTTGCTTGGTGTTGGCGTTCCTATCCGTAATAAACTCATACGGAAATATCGGGATAAGAAAAAGAATGATCGCAATTCGGAGTGAACAATATGGAGAAAACAGAGTTCATCCGCTGCCCAGTCTGCGGGAATAAAACACGCGACAAAATTCGGGAAGATACCGTACTTAAAAATTTTCCTCTCTTTTGTCCAAAATGCAAAAGTGAATGTCTAATCGACATTGAACAATTAGACTTACGATTAGCATTATGGGAATACCGTCGTTACTAATGACAGTATTCTGTTTGCTTTATGAGAAAATGCTCAATGCTGGAATGGGCAATAAATTTGAATTTGACAAGGAGATAATAATGATACCAATTTCTGATATTCTCATCCGCTCAATTAGTGGGTATGTGTTTATGGTTCCAGTCTTCGTACTGTATTTCTTGTGGCTCAAAAAATTGGGGAGAACACAAAGTTTTCTCCATACCGCTGCAGTGTTTGTTTTTGGTTATTATTTATTCGGACTTTTGACCGTCACAGGCATCGGCTTTACAAGCACAATGACCTTTCGCCCGAACATTTCTTGGACTCCATTTATCGGTATGATAACTGGGCCAATTGATACCATTCTGAATATTATTCTGTTTGTCCCGTTGGGATTTTTCCTGCCGCTGCTGTACAAGAAATATCATCACATGAAGACGGTTGCATTGACTGGCTTTCTGTTTTCTTTGGCTGTTGAAATTGTCCAGATGTTTGGCTGGGGTTCTTCCGACATCAATGACTTGATGACAAATACCGCTGGAGCCTGTATTGGATTTTTAGTTTATTGTCTGCTGTCAAGAATCTTGCCTGCCAATCTGAAAAAGCAACTTCAATCCAGCCGTGTCAATGCTGTGGCTGAAGTACTTCTCTTTGCTATTTGCACATTTGCCATTATGGTCACGGCTCAGACTTGGTTTGTCCATGATGTGCTGAATGTTCCATAAATTGTATCGGAAACAATCGGTCTCAGATATAAAAAAATAGTGTCTTCTGTTTGACACACCTGCAGACCGATTTTTCCGTATTGAACTTAGTCGCGTCAACGAAGCCACTACCTATGGAATTTCAATCTTTTCCTTCCTGTTATGCTTGGACAGATTGAATAATTCTCTTTGTGTTATATCTATTATTTTTAGGTAATAGTCCACAACGGCTTCTAACATGAAGGTACAAAAAATAAAAGTTGATCCTCAATCAACCCTATTATTGTACTCTTCAATTCATACTTTTCGATCTCAATGGTAGTATGGTTAGATAGACATCTGTTGCCGCTATCCCTTGGTAAGTTACCCGTTCAGCTTACCTACAAATTTAGAATACAATAAATGGCATCATTTGAACAGACTATATTTTTTTAAAATAACTGTTCTACTATGAGAGCTTCGGTCTGTTTGCTGTGCTGATTCTGGTACAGTTGGCGGCCACCGGCGCAGCAGCGTTCCGCTTTTACTACAAACAAAGAAAAGGCTGAATAGAAAATAGGTATCATCAATCAAAAATATCATTGGAGGTATAACTTATGGAAAAAGAAACAATGGGAACTGTAATTTCAGTTACAAAACAATGGTGGTTAAAAGTGAATCGTAAACCTGCCCGCGTTCATGCGATGGATGGCGCAGCCTTTCCGCATACTATCAAGGTCAAATATACGATAGACGGTAAAGATTACATCTGCCGAAAATGGATTGGTGCAGGAAACAACGTTCCTGACAAGGGAACAACGATTAAAGTTACCTATTGGGAAGATAAGCCATCGAAAGCAAGAATTGAGCTCTAATCAATAAATTTATCAAAATATGGAGGTGATGATGTGATGGGACATTAGTTGTTTTTGATATTGAAGAATCCGGCAAGAAGATTGGTGAAAAGTTATTTCTGCTTCTTAACGAGGAACAAAAGAATGCTCTAATGCAATATATTTTGGAACAAGGAGTCAGTCATGGAACAGTATTCAATTCCTGTCACACTTTCTCCGCAGCAGAGAAGAATCCTCTTACAGAAATACAAGAAGGCGAGCTTTATCTATGTCTGGAACACCGCACTGTCAGGGTTAGGGAACGGATTATCAACTTGACAAGTAAGGAGTTTGATATACTGGCATTGCTCATTGCCAATCCCAAACGTGTTTTTACTTACGAACTGATTACCGATTTGGTTTGGAAAGAGGATTGTGATTTCTATTCGAGAAAAGCGATTCATAATCATATGAGTAAGTTGCGTAAGAAATTGCGTTTTGAACCGGATCTTCCAAACTACATTGAGAGTGTCGCCGGGATCGGCTATAAATTTGAACAACTATAATATGAGCCCACAAGGTGTCGGTTCCCCTTGTGGGCTTGCTTTTTGCAGCATATATTCTAAGGAGCAGAATATGTAGAAAATTGCGAATATAAAGAGTAAAAAGCGAATGTCTGCGGACTGATACAGGAAACATAATCGATATAATTTTCTCCCAAGGAGGTATCAAGCAGCCGATTCAGGCCCCTCCTTGATGGGAGGAAATGCCTATGCGTCTATGCAACACAGATCCGCAGATAAACTGCTTTACATTCAGTCACCTATACGTCGTAGTCCAGCTCGTATGGATTGTGGCGTTTTTGGTTTCGACAAAGTTTGAGCATTTTCGCTGTCAACCTCCCGGAAAAATTTCATACTGTTGCTTTGGCGCGCCTGTTCTTTGTACGGGCGCGCTTTTTTGTACCCTTTTTTTAATCAGAAAGAGACTTAGACCTTATCGCTGCCGCAGCCCACCCTCTGGTTTCGATTTTTGCCATCAACTCAAACATCGAAATTGGAGGAAATTACTATGAAGAAAATCAATCTTCGGGATTATTACCCGTATTATACACAGGACATGATCGTTGAGGTGCCGGATGAAGTTGCTTTGTTGCTTCGGGAATATATGTTGTTGGAAGAAGCCTATCGGATTCGTACATACCGCTATAAAGCATTTTACTCTCTGGATCGAGACGAAGGTATTGAGCGTGAGATATTGCAAAAGCCTCTTAACCCGGCAGAAATTTGGGAACAGCGTCAAATGACGGAGTTGATTTATAAAGGTCTTTCCAAACTTCCGGTAAAGCAGCGCCAACGGATCTATGCACACTTTTTTCTTGGCATGAGCAAAGCAGATATTGCCAAAGCGGAAGGAACACACAAAAGCCGGATCACCCGTTCTATTGAAGCCGGATTGCGTAGTCTGGAAAAATATTTCAAAGAAATTTTATAACAGACGGCAACTTTGCCCCTAAAAATGTACTGAATAGTAGAGGGACATATTCGGTGGGACAAGCTGGACGGGTGTGGTAAGGAAGCATATACATCCTCCCACCCCAACTGCAATATCAATTTGTCTGCCATGCCCCTTGCTTGTTCCTTGACAACCGAATATACGCTGTTACAGGTACTTCATTCTGTGTTCCGAGCGGCAGATGGGGCGGCGCGGTGACAGGCAGCCTAAGGAGGTGATGAATCCAAGCTGTCCGAGCGATAAACGCAACCTACGAAACCGGCTGTGGCAAGCCGGACGCGATAACGACACAGATCATAATGGTACTTCTTCACAGCTTCCTAAAGACTTGGGGAGAGTTCCTGCGGCGTTTGCTTGCTCTGGCAAAGCGGCGGCGTATGTGGGACTATGATGCGGTGACGCTACCCGCAGCCTGTAACAGCCCCGTCCTTATAACAGAAGGACTTGCCGGGGTGCGTGGCAAATACGGCAGTAAAATCGAAATCAGATATAATGGGCCGGATTTATGTGTGCAATAACCATAGATCCGACCTATTCATGTGGTTTTGATAACACAGTTTTCAGAAGGGAGTTGATACTATGGAATTGAACACCATTGTCAGTGAAGTGGGTACGCTGGTAGACATTCGGGATGTCTCTGTCAACAAAGAACTTTCCCGTGATGAACGGATTGCAGAATTTGTTCAGCAGATAAAAAATCCATACCATTTTAAGTGTGGCCGTTTTACTGTACAGGCCAGCTTTTCTGCTGAAGGAGCTACCCTGGAAGAATGTATCAAGGGTATTTTACGATAGGCGCAATTTTAAGAAAGGGGCTGACTTTTCCGTAAAAGCATGGTAGAATAAGAATCGGAAAAGGAATTGAATATGGCATAACCACACTTCTTGAATTGCGGGGATTTTTCTGTGCAACGAAAGGAGTGTTTTTTTATGCAGGTTTACAAAGCGATTAAGTACATCCGTCTTTCTTATACGGATGATAAAACAGTAGAAAGTGACAGCGTTGCCAATCAGCGGCGCCTGATCGATGATTACATAGCCCGACACCCGGAAATTGAGGTTGTGGCAGAAAAAATTGACGATGGTTATAGTGGAGTTTTGTTTGATCGCCCGGCATTTCAGGAAATGATGCGGATGATCGAACAAGGCGAAGCTAACTGCGTGATTGTCAAAGACCTCTCCCGCTTAGGTCGTGAGTACATAGAAACAGGCCGTTATATGCGCAGAGTATTTCCAGCCTATGGAGTGCGTTTTATCGCAATTAACGATAATGTAGATACGGAAAATGACGCTGCCGATGATCTCACAGTTTCTGTCAAAAACATTATGAATGAGGCTTACTGTCGGGATATTTCCGTTAAGACACGGAGCGCCCTGGAAGTAAAACGGCGCAGCGGGGATTTTGTGGGTGCTTTTACCATCTATGGTTATGTGAAAGCCGGCGATAAACACAAGAGCCTGGAAGTAGACGAATATGCTGCCAATGTTGTGCGGGATATTTTCAGAAAACGGCTGGAAGGATTCAGCGCTTCCCATATAGCGGATGAACTGAACCGATTAGGAATTCTTTCACCGTTGGCGTATAAGCGCAATCACGGAATGCCTCATGCAAAAGGTGGCTATACAGACCGAAAGGATTGCAAATGGTCTGCAACTACAATCATCCGCATTTTACAAGATGAAACTTACACCGGAACACTGGTCCAGGGCAAGCAGACAACGCCCCATTTCAAATTAAAAGAGCGTGAGGACAAACCTTCTTCGGAATGGATTCGTGTGGAGGGAACCCATGAGGCAATCATACAAAAGCACGATTTTGATCTGGTGCAAAGGCTCCGCAGGATTGACACAAGGACTTCTCCCAAATCGGATAAGGTTTACCTGTTTTCCGGCATTTTGATCTGCGGCTGCTGTGGCTGCCGTATGACCCGCAAGACGAACCGCTATAAAGATAAAGAGTATCACTATTATTACTGCCCGACCGGCAAAAAGAATGGCTGCACATCGTCGGTCATGCTGAAAGAGTCGGATCTGATTGAATGTGTACAGGACAGTTTGAAAGGACATATTGAAAATGTTGCTTCTCTGGATGCCCTGCTGTCCAGTATCAGTCAAGAACGGATTAACCGGGAATTGGCGCAGGAATATGCCGCACAGATCAGAGTAAATGAGAAGCGTGTGGCACAGACCGAGGGCTTTAAGGCAAAACTCTATGAAAATCTGGTAAGTGGAATTCTGACAAAGGAAGAATTTCTCTCTTACAAGCGAAAATACAATGCAGATATTGAACTGTTCCAAAAAGCAATCGCTGAATGGAACGAAAAACTTACAGATGTATTAGAAAACCGAAGCGAACGAAACCGTTGGATCAACCATTTTATGAAATTTTCTACTATGGAGGATATTGACCGTCGGGCAGTCATGCAGCTTATCCGAAGCATACGGGTAATGGGTAAAGATGAACTGCATATTGAATTTAATTACCAGGATGAATATCAGAAAGCAATCTTTTTGGCAAAACAGATTGCTACAAAAAATGAAGAAAGGATGGTGGGTTAAATGGCAAGAAAAAGCAGAAAACAGACGGCAGTTCCTATATCTTATAAATTTTCATGCTGCGCCGAAATATGTATATAGAATCTATAGGATTACAGGGACAAAGTATACAGAAGCGGCGCATTTTATGTACACCGCAACATCACATGACTGAAGGCAAAAGAGGGTATTCTGTACAACAGCAGCGCTTTAAAAGATCTGGACAATGCTACCCAGGGCATTTTCTCTTCAATGATGATAAATGGTGTTTCTTATGACGATCTTGAAAAGATCGGAATTTCCTTCTCAGATGATTACACAGCAGGTGGAAAGATCGTATTTGATGAAGAAAAGTTTAAAACGGCCATGGACAGTGATCCGGAAAAGGTATCAGACTTGTTCACAGGCACGCATGGTATTGTAAACACCATAGACAGTACTCTTTCTACTTATGCCACCAGATATGCAAGCAGGAATGGAAATTCCTATGGTGTGCTTATTGAAGAGGCAGGATCTGAAAAACTAAGCCTGACCCTGACTAACAACAGTATTTATAAAGAATTAAAGGATATGCAGGAAACCATCACAAACCTGCAGTCCCAGCTGTCAACTGAGCAGGACCGTTATATCAGCCAGTTTACGCAGATGGAAAGGCTGATTAATCAGATGAATTCACAGTCCAGCTACCTGTCACAGTTAGGTGGCTGATGGGGGTAAGGAAACATGTATGAAAAGTTTAAGCAGTACAAGGAAAGTACGATCTATTCTATGAGCAATCTGGAGTTGTTGCTTTTATTGTATGATGAAGCAGTGAAGCGTCTGAAAATGGCACAAATCGCACTTGAGGATAAAAAATATGAGACTTTTGAAGAGTGTCTCGAAAAAGCAGGACGGATCGTCCGGTATTTAATACAGATACTGGATATGCAGTATCCCATCAGTAAGGATCTGAAACGTATCTATGAGTACCTGATCTATGATATCAGCCGTGTTAAAACAGGAAGGGAACGCAGGGCAGAAGAGATTCCAAGGATCAGCCACATACTTTCTGAATTAAGAGATGCATTTAACCAGGCAGGAAAGATTTCCGGCGATCAGCATATTGTGAGAGAACGAAGTGTTTTCGGTTAAAGGAGAATATATGAGCGCAGACTTGGAAACAATTTTGGTATATCTTCAAAGGAGATATAATATATTAAGAGAAGTTTGTAGTCTGACGGAAGAACTGGCGGAGGCAGTGGAGCGCGGCGACACAGTCTCCGCTTCTCTTCTTTTAGATATGAGGGGAGAACAGCTGCAGCGCCATGCAGACTGTGAAGAACAGATCATCCTGCAGACTGTGGGAAACAGCCTTCAGGCCCGGTATCTACGAGATCTGGCTAAAGGTCCATTAAAGAATGTAAAAAGCTGTTTTAAAGGAAAGACAGAGCGGGAAAAAATGCTGGAGAAGCGTATTGAAGATCTGCGTTGCCGCACAGAAAAGCTTTTAGATAAGATACGCAGGATCGATGGGGGACTTAACAGAAGAATATCAAAAAACAGGTGAAGTTAAATGGAAAATCAAAACTTTTATGAAGGCCGCATACTGGTAAATATGGCTGCATTTGTTATGCGCCAGGATGATTTAAAGCCGCTTCATGGAAATCTGGACTGGGAAAAGCTGTTCCGGGTTGCAGATTATAATAAAATTTCAAACCTGATCTATCTTGCAATCCTGGGAAATAATGAAAAAATACCGGAACGGTGGAAAACACGCTTTTATGAGCGCTACAGTGATACTCTGAAATTCAACGAAAGCTGCACAGAAGGAGAACGGGAGATACTGGTCCTTCTGGAATTAAAAAAAATCCCGGTACTCGTCCTTTCCTCCAGCAGCCGCAGACAGCTGTATCCAAGAGAGGAAATGGCGGGGGAAAGCTCTCTGAAGCTTTTTTTTCTTGACCCGGAAGATTATCTTTTTGCAAAAGGCTATCTGGTCAATATAGGCTACGAAACGGATACTCTCTATCCGGGAGTGGGTGAAAAGATGCGTATACCAGGCCGCTTTTCTGTTGAAATCTATGATACTTTTCCTTTTAAAACCCAGGTATACCAGAAGGGGATGGGAAAACTGCTCCAGCGTACTTTCCTGAAAGAAAATGAAAACTACATTTATGAATGGAAAATCATAGACCAGCTGGTATACCTTATGGTGCAGTCTTCTTACCTATATGTAACAGGACATCTGCAGATACGCCACCTGGCAGACTTATATGTATTTTACAGAAAAACAGCAGCAGAAAACCAGCTTCAGGATCTTGAGGACCGGTTAAAGGAATTTAAAGTAAATATACTGG includes these proteins:
- a CDS encoding ABC transporter ATP-binding protein — encoded protein: MTNYLEVTNLSKSFDSFQLHNISFTLPKGYIMGLIGPNGSGKTTTIKLILNMLKRTGGTVKVMGLDNIAEEQKVKSELGVVFDTNYFSDDWKVSQVEKSISVFYPNWDSQKFADMLRKFHIAPTKKVKELSKGMQMKLMLACAFSYDAKLLILDEPTSGLDPVSRDELLKILSEYIEDGEHSVLFSTHITGDLERAADYITYISYGELYFTGSKDDFVDMFRIVKGGIEELSDDLKNKAAGIRTFPTGFEALMKTEDISGFPNLTVDPATIDEIVVFTSKKGDDYE
- a CDS encoding sigma-70 family RNA polymerase sigma factor; its protein translation is MKKINLRDYYPYYTQDMIVEVPDEVALLLREYMLLEEAYRIRTYRYKAFYSLDRDEGIEREILQKPLNPAEIWEQRQMTELIYKGLSKLPVKQRQRIYAHFFLGMSKADIAKAEGTHKSRITRSIEAGLRSLEKYFKEIL
- the fliD gene encoding flagellar filament capping protein FliD, producing MDNATQGIFSSMMINGVSYDDLEKIGISFSDDYTAGGKIVFDEEKFKTAMDSDPEKVSDLFTGTHGIVNTIDSTLSTYATRYASRNGNSYGVLIEEAGSEKLSLTLTNNSIYKELKDMQETITNLQSQLSTEQDRYISQFTQMERLINQMNSQSSYLSQLGG
- a CDS encoding sugar ABC transporter permease, with product MEKETMGTVISVTKQWWLKVNRKPARVHAMDGAAFPHTIKVKYTIDGKDYICRKWIGAGNNVPDKGTTIKVTYWEDKPSKARIEL
- a CDS encoding ABC-2 transporter permease, which gives rise to MSNILKSTKLDIALVKPYFKTICFTLLLPIVFAAINRSLLTGVSFAMCFIAMTTGYTFSITEKNSMDRLFGILPVRKSELVIGRYVFVLAMGLLSLIISLIAQPLVLKVLGETVGVFDIVTAAIAGVFLFALYTVFQIPGYYKYGSIKGRVFMYIPVAGFLVTLLLLSKMPAIGNSIISVVESSPILLVFLAVFAIVVMYAVSIFLSIRIMKNKEM
- a CDS encoding nucleotidyltransferase family protein — encoded protein: MENQNFYEGRILVNMAAFVMRQDDLKPLHGNLDWEKLFRVADYNKISNLIYLAILGNNEKIPERWKTRFYERYSDTLKFNESCTEGEREILVLLELKKIPVLVLSSSSRRQLYPREEMAGESSLKLFFLDPEDYLFAKGYLVNIGYETDTLYPGVGEKMRIPGRFSVEIYDTFPFKTQVYQKGMGKLLQRTFLKENENYIYEWKIIDQLVYLMVQSSYLYVTGHLQIRHLADLYVFYRKTAAENQLQDLEDRLKEFKVNILAQKLLHLSYMWFGTREECASMETKEEELQVFDILEKNVFYGMTGKFGPETDEQALDLRSDILKEEEWENRMEKRALFYRRLREFFSLVRRQLKELYDIWFSR
- a CDS encoding recombinase family protein — its product is MQVYKAIKYIRLSYTDDKTVESDSVANQRRLIDDYIARHPEIEVVAEKIDDGYSGVLFDRPAFQEMMRMIEQGEANCVIVKDLSRLGREYIETGRYMRRVFPAYGVRFIAINDNVDTENDAADDLTVSVKNIMNEAYCRDISVKTRSALEVKRRSGDFVGAFTIYGYVKAGDKHKSLEVDEYAANVVRDIFRKRLEGFSASHIADELNRLGILSPLAYKRNHGMPHAKGGYTDRKDCKWSATTIIRILQDETYTGTLVQGKQTTPHFKLKEREDKPSSEWIRVEGTHEAIIQKHDFDLVQRLRRIDTRTSPKSDKVYLFSGILICGCCGCRMTRKTNRYKDKEYHYYYCPTGKKNGCTSSVMLKESDLIECVQDSLKGHIENVASLDALLSSISQERINRELAQEYAAQIRVNEKRVAQTEGFKAKLYENLVSGILTKEEFLSYKRKYNADIELFQKAIAEWNEKLTDVLENRSERNRWINHFMKFSTMEDIDRRAVMQLIRSIRVMGKDELHIEFNYQDEYQKAIFLAKQIATKNEERMVG
- a CDS encoding cysteine-rich KTR domain-containing protein — protein: MEKTEFIRCPVCGNKTRDKIREDTVLKNFPLFCPKCKSECLIDIEQLDLRLALWEYRRY
- a CDS encoding flagellar protein FliS, translating into MYEKFKQYKESTIYSMSNLELLLLLYDEAVKRLKMAQIALEDKKYETFEECLEKAGRIVRYLIQILDMQYPISKDLKRIYEYLIYDISRVKTGRERRAEEIPRISHILSELRDAFNQAGKISGDQHIVRERSVFG
- a CDS encoding winged helix-turn-helix domain-containing protein, encoding MQYILEQGVSHGTVFNSCHTFSAAEKNPLTEIQEGELYLCLEHRTVRVRERIINLTSKEFDILALLIANPKRVFTYELITDLVWKEDCDFYSRKAIHNHMSKLRKKLRFEPDLPNYIESVAGIGYKFEQL
- a CDS encoding VanZ family protein — its product is MIPISDILIRSISGYVFMVPVFVLYFLWLKKLGRTQSFLHTAAVFVFGYYLFGLLTVTGIGFTSTMTFRPNISWTPFIGMITGPIDTILNIILFVPLGFFLPLLYKKYHHMKTVALTGFLFSLAVEIVQMFGWGSSDINDLMTNTAGACIGFLVYCLLSRILPANLKKQLQSSRVNAVAEVLLFAICTFAIMVTAQTWFVHDVLNVP